A genomic stretch from Hymenobacter psoromatis includes:
- a CDS encoding peptidase M42 has protein sequence MRPESFEFLTNYLNNSSPTGFEKEGQKLWLEYIKPYIDEYFVDTYGTVVGVINPEAKYKVVIEAHADEISYFVNYITKEGYLYLRRNGGSDALVAPSKRVNIYGEKGVVKGIFGWPAIHVRKVDQDKAPTIETIFLDCGASNADEVAEMGIHVGCVVTFEDEFTVLNDKYYVGRALDNRVGGFMVAEVARMLKENGKKLPFGLYIVNAVQEEIGLRGAEMVAHRINPDVAIITDVTHDSQSPMYEKKTAGDISCGKGPVITYGPAVQNNLRDLIINTAKETDIPFQRAAATRATGTDTDAFAYSGSGVAAALISLPLKYMHTTVETVHKDDVDSVTRLIYETLLRIEDGQDFRYFV, from the coding sequence ATGCGTCCCGAATCATTCGAATTTCTCACCAACTACCTCAATAACTCTTCCCCCACCGGCTTTGAAAAAGAAGGCCAGAAACTGTGGCTGGAGTACATTAAGCCCTACATCGACGAGTATTTTGTCGATACCTACGGCACCGTAGTCGGCGTCATTAATCCCGAGGCAAAATACAAAGTAGTTATTGAGGCGCACGCCGACGAAATCTCGTATTTCGTGAATTACATCACCAAGGAAGGCTACCTGTATCTGCGTCGCAATGGCGGCTCCGACGCGCTGGTTGCGCCCAGCAAGCGGGTAAATATTTACGGCGAAAAAGGCGTGGTAAAAGGCATTTTTGGCTGGCCGGCCATCCACGTGCGCAAGGTAGACCAGGACAAGGCCCCGACCATCGAAACCATTTTCCTCGACTGTGGTGCCAGCAATGCCGATGAGGTGGCCGAAATGGGCATTCACGTGGGCTGCGTAGTGACGTTTGAGGACGAGTTTACCGTGCTCAACGACAAATACTACGTGGGCCGCGCCCTCGACAACCGCGTGGGTGGCTTCATGGTGGCCGAGGTGGCCCGGATGCTGAAAGAGAACGGCAAAAAGCTGCCCTTCGGCCTCTACATCGTGAACGCGGTGCAGGAGGAAATTGGCCTGCGCGGGGCTGAAATGGTGGCCCATCGTATTAATCCCGACGTGGCGATAATTACCGACGTGACGCACGACAGCCAGTCGCCGATGTATGAGAAAAAAACCGCTGGGGATATTTCGTGCGGCAAAGGCCCGGTAATTACCTACGGCCCGGCCGTGCAAAATAATTTGCGTGATTTAATTATTAATACGGCTAAGGAAACGGACATTCCCTTCCAGCGCGCCGCCGCCACCCGCGCCACCGGCACCGACACGGACGCCTTTGCTTACTCGGGTTCGGGCGTGGCCGCCGCGCTTATCTCCCTACCCCTCAAATACATGCACACCACCGTCGAAACCGTGCACAAGGACGATGTGGACAGCGTGACGCGCCTTATCTACGAAACGCTGCTGCGCATTGAGGACGGGCAGGATTTTCGGTATTTTGTCTGA